In Erythrobacter litoralis HTCC2594, a single genomic region encodes these proteins:
- the glnA gene encoding type I glutamate--ammonia ligase translates to MSSAKDIIKKIKEHEIEWVDLRFTDPKGKWQHLSMVASVMDEDALEDGLMFDGSSIAGWKAINESDMILKPDLSETWLDPFSATPMLIVNCDIVEPSTGDWYSRDPRSTAKRAEAYLKSTGIGDTIYVGPEAEFFMFDDVRFEDGYAGSGFAIDDIELPTNMGKEYEGGNMGHRPRAKGGYFPVAPVDSAMDIRAEMVATMLELGLPCDKHHHEVAAAQHELGLTFGTLVQTADRMQIYKYVVHQVAHAYGKTATFMPKPIKEDNGSGMHTHMSIWEGDKPTFAGNEYAGLSENCLYYIGGVIKHAKALNAFTNPTTNSYKRLVPGFEAPVLLAYSARNRSASCRIPYGAGDKAKRVEFRFPDAMANPYLAYSALLMAGLDGITNKIHPGDAMDKNLYDLPPAELAEVPTVCGSLREALEALEADHEFLLKGDVFTKDQIDAYAELKWEEVMRTETTPCPVEFDMYYSA, encoded by the coding sequence ATGTCCAGCGCAAAAGACATCATCAAGAAAATCAAGGAACACGAGATCGAGTGGGTCGATCTGCGGTTCACCGATCCGAAGGGCAAGTGGCAGCACCTTTCGATGGTCGCCAGCGTGATGGACGAAGATGCGCTCGAAGACGGGCTGATGTTCGACGGATCGTCGATCGCGGGCTGGAAGGCCATCAACGAATCCGACATGATCCTGAAGCCGGACCTGTCCGAAACCTGGCTCGATCCGTTCAGCGCCACGCCGATGCTGATCGTCAATTGCGACATCGTCGAGCCCTCGACCGGCGACTGGTATTCCCGCGATCCCCGTTCCACCGCCAAGCGTGCCGAAGCCTATCTGAAGAGCACCGGTATCGGCGACACGATCTATGTCGGTCCGGAAGCCGAATTCTTCATGTTCGACGATGTCCGCTTCGAAGACGGCTACGCGGGGTCGGGCTTCGCCATCGACGACATCGAATTGCCGACCAACATGGGCAAGGAATACGAGGGCGGCAACATGGGCCACCGGCCGCGCGCCAAGGGCGGCTATTTCCCCGTCGCTCCGGTGGACAGCGCTATGGACATTCGCGCCGAAATGGTCGCGACAATGCTCGAACTGGGCTTGCCCTGCGACAAGCACCACCATGAGGTCGCCGCCGCCCAGCACGAACTCGGCCTGACCTTCGGCACGCTGGTCCAGACCGCCGACCGCATGCAGATCTACAAGTATGTCGTACACCAGGTCGCCCATGCCTATGGCAAGACCGCGACCTTCATGCCCAAGCCGATCAAGGAAGATAACGGTTCCGGCATGCACACGCACATGTCGATCTGGGAAGGCGACAAGCCGACATTCGCCGGCAACGAATATGCCGGGCTGAGCGAGAACTGCCTCTATTACATCGGCGGTGTCATCAAGCACGCCAAGGCGCTGAACGCTTTCACCAATCCGACCACCAACAGCTACAAGCGGCTAGTTCCGGGCTTCGAAGCACCGGTGCTGCTCGCCTATTCGGCCCGCAACCGCTCGGCATCGTGCCGCATCCCGTACGGCGCGGGCGACAAGGCGAAGCGCGTCGAGTTCCGCTTCCCCGATGCGATGGCCAATCCCTACCTCGCCTATTCGGCGCTGCTGATGGCGGGCCTCGACGGGATCACCAACAAGATCCATCCGGGCGATGCCATGGACAAGAACCTCTACGACCTGCCGCCGGCAGAGCTCGCCGAAGTTCCGACCGTCTGCGGCTCCTTGCGCGAAGCGCTCGAGGCGCTCGAAGCCGATCACGAATTCCTGCTCAAGGGCGATGTCTTCACCAAGGACCAGATCGACGCCTATGCGGAACTCAAGTGGGAAGAGGTCATGCGCACCGAAACCACGCCGTGCCCGGTCGAATTCGACATGTATTACAGCGCCTGA
- a CDS encoding P-II family nitrogen regulator translates to MKKIEAIIKPFKLDEVKEALHEVGVSGITVTEAKGFGRQKGHTELYRGAEYVVDFLPKVKLEVVVPDNLADRVVEAIAGASQTGRIGDGKIFVSPIESALRIRTGEKDDEAI, encoded by the coding sequence GTGAAAAAGATCGAAGCGATCATCAAACCGTTCAAGCTCGACGAAGTGAAGGAGGCGCTGCATGAAGTGGGCGTGTCCGGGATCACCGTTACCGAGGCCAAGGGCTTCGGCCGCCAGAAAGGCCATACCGAGCTTTATCGCGGTGCCGAATACGTCGTCGACTTCCTGCCCAAGGTGAAGCTCGAAGTGGTCGTGCCGGACAATCTCGCCGACCGCGTGGTCGAGGCGATCGCCGGGGCTTCGCAGACGGGCCGTATCGGCGACGGGAAGATTTTCGTCTCGCCGATAGAAAGCGCGCTGCGCATTCGCACCGGCGAAAAAGACGACGAAGCCATCTGA
- the argC gene encoding N-acetyl-gamma-glutamyl-phosphate reductase: MARSVFIDGAAGTTGLEIRQRLADRTEFDLLVLDDADRKDAAKRREALNDSDFAILCLPDDAAVEAVAMIDPASKTRVIDASSAHRVADGWTYGFPEIAGREAVATARFVSNPGCYPTGFIGLVAPLVRTGLLPHDWPFTCNAVSGYSGGGKALIERFEGTGADIAFRTYGLELSHKHRPEMQQHAGLEHGVLFAPSVVPAFRGMVVEVPLHLGAMATGPHSDALREALQSFYQGSPVVTVASGVAPGELLLHRQEQPSDTLTLHVCGNEGGWNVRLVAVLDNLGKGASGAAVQNLNLMAGLDETAGLRLT; this comes from the coding sequence ATGGCGCGCAGCGTCTTCATCGACGGGGCGGCTGGCACCACCGGGCTCGAAATCCGCCAACGATTGGCCGACCGCACCGAGTTCGACCTGCTGGTACTGGACGATGCCGATCGCAAGGATGCCGCCAAACGGCGCGAAGCGCTGAACGATAGCGATTTCGCGATCCTCTGCCTTCCCGATGATGCGGCGGTTGAAGCCGTCGCGATGATCGATCCCGCTAGCAAGACCCGCGTAATCGACGCCTCCAGCGCGCATCGGGTGGCCGACGGCTGGACCTATGGCTTTCCGGAGATCGCCGGACGCGAAGCGGTCGCAACGGCGCGGTTCGTCAGCAATCCCGGATGCTACCCGACCGGCTTCATCGGCCTGGTTGCGCCGCTCGTCCGCACCGGGCTGTTGCCGCATGACTGGCCTTTCACCTGCAACGCCGTGAGCGGCTATTCCGGCGGCGGCAAGGCGTTGATCGAGCGTTTCGAGGGCACGGGAGCCGACATCGCATTTCGCACCTACGGTCTCGAGCTGTCGCATAAGCACCGGCCCGAGATGCAACAGCACGCCGGACTCGAGCATGGCGTGCTGTTCGCGCCGTCGGTCGTGCCCGCGTTCCGCGGCATGGTGGTGGAGGTGCCGCTGCATCTCGGCGCAATGGCGACCGGCCCGCATTCGGATGCGCTGCGCGAAGCGTTGCAATCGTTCTACCAGGGATCGCCCGTGGTCACGGTCGCTTCCGGCGTTGCACCGGGCGAATTGCTGCTGCATCGTCAGGAACAGCCGAGCGACACGTTGACGCTGCATGTCTGTGGCAACGAGGGTGGCTGGAATGTCCGCCTGGTCGCCGTGCTCGACAATCTCGGCAAGGGCGCGAGCGGTGCGGCGGTACAAAACCTCAATCTCATGGCCGGACTCGACGAGACCGCGGGGCTGCGGCTGACTTGA
- a CDS encoding leucyl aminopeptidase family protein yields MSKSDLIQPDHGQDAIAIHLVNKDSFEDWSKSLSAGQRAALAAQKFDGSGYQVGIVPDGDGWFAVGGVADPEELSSWCMAKLAEVLPEGTYRRAEGNPGPAVHGWLTAQYSFEKYTKPENPVGPRILLSKEVKAIGPALSEAHAVCEVRRMVDTPAEDMGPAALESECEKLAKTYDAKLQVTKGDTLEQEYPMVHAVGRAADRKHAPRIMHLTWGKEGDPKIAIVGKGVAFDSGGLDVKSAVGMKLMKKDMGGAAHAIALAGLIMEAGLPVRLHLLVPAVENAISSNSFRPGDVLKTRKGLTVEIGNTDAEGRLILGDALTRASEEEPELIIDFATLTGAARVALGPDLPALMTRRDETAEALIEAGKACDDEPWRLPLPEAYREWLKSDIADMNNAHGNAYAGASVAGLFLDRFVGEDIEWAHFDTFAWRPFAKPGRPKGGDAYGLRASWHMLQRRYSAG; encoded by the coding sequence ATGTCCAAATCCGATCTGATACAGCCCGACCACGGGCAAGACGCCATTGCCATCCATCTCGTCAACAAGGATAGCTTCGAAGACTGGAGCAAATCGCTTTCCGCCGGGCAGCGCGCGGCGCTCGCCGCCCAGAAATTCGATGGCTCGGGCTACCAGGTCGGCATAGTGCCTGATGGCGATGGATGGTTCGCGGTCGGCGGCGTTGCCGATCCGGAGGAACTCTCGAGCTGGTGCATGGCCAAGCTGGCGGAGGTCCTTCCCGAAGGCACCTATCGCCGTGCTGAAGGCAATCCAGGCCCGGCCGTTCACGGCTGGCTGACGGCGCAATACAGTTTCGAGAAATACACCAAGCCTGAAAACCCGGTCGGCCCGCGCATCCTGCTGAGCAAGGAGGTCAAGGCTATCGGGCCAGCTCTCTCGGAGGCCCACGCCGTCTGCGAAGTGCGCCGCATGGTCGATACGCCCGCCGAAGACATGGGGCCCGCCGCGCTCGAATCCGAGTGCGAGAAGCTGGCCAAGACATACGATGCCAAACTCCAGGTCACCAAGGGCGACACGCTGGAGCAGGAGTACCCGATGGTCCACGCTGTCGGCCGCGCCGCTGATCGCAAGCATGCGCCGCGCATCATGCACCTGACCTGGGGCAAGGAGGGCGACCCCAAGATTGCTATCGTCGGCAAGGGCGTGGCCTTCGACAGCGGTGGACTCGATGTGAAATCGGCCGTCGGCATGAAGCTGATGAAGAAGGATATGGGCGGCGCGGCCCATGCCATCGCGCTCGCGGGGCTGATCATGGAGGCCGGGCTGCCGGTACGGTTGCACCTGCTCGTCCCCGCGGTCGAAAACGCGATCTCCAGCAATTCCTTCCGCCCCGGCGACGTGCTCAAGACGCGCAAGGGGCTGACGGTGGAGATCGGCAATACCGATGCCGAAGGGCGGCTTATCCTCGGCGATGCGCTGACGCGCGCGAGCGAGGAAGAGCCCGAGCTTATCATCGATTTCGCCACGCTGACAGGTGCCGCGCGCGTCGCGCTCGGCCCCGACCTGCCGGCGCTGATGACCCGGCGCGACGAGACTGCCGAAGCGCTGATCGAAGCGGGCAAGGCCTGCGACGACGAGCCGTGGCGACTGCCGCTGCCCGAAGCCTACCGCGAATGGCTCAAATCCGACATTGCCGACATGAACAACGCGCATGGCAATGCCTATGCCGGGGCCAGCGTCGCCGGCCTGTTCCTCGACCGCTTCGTCGGCGAAGACATCGAATGGGCCCATTTCGACACCTTCGCTTGGCGTCCCTTCGCCAAGCCCGGCCGTCCCAAGGGCGGGGACGCCTATGGCCTGCGGGCGAGCTGGCACATGCTGCAGCGACGCTACAGCGCAGGGTAA
- a CDS encoding DUF4163 domain-containing protein, which yields MAIEEESELYSFSYSYPGQVAAIPELKARFDREQAQSRKALIAQAREARADAKDMGFPYNAYALGTSWEVVADTPRFLSLSADIYTYSGGAHPNSTATSLVWDREARRALEPLDFFASPEALNDAVSEPYCKSLNDQRAERTGEPVDNSDPVFGGCPTVEQLTVVLGSTNGKTFDRIGLIAPPYVAGSYAEGEYAVTLPVTEPVMKALKPAYREAFARR from the coding sequence GTGGCCATCGAGGAAGAGAGCGAGCTGTACAGCTTCAGCTATTCCTACCCCGGACAGGTCGCTGCGATTCCCGAGCTCAAGGCGCGCTTCGATCGCGAACAGGCGCAATCGCGCAAGGCCCTGATTGCTCAGGCGCGCGAGGCGCGGGCCGATGCGAAGGATATGGGCTTCCCCTACAATGCCTACGCGCTCGGCACATCCTGGGAAGTGGTGGCCGATACACCGCGCTTCCTCAGCCTGTCGGCAGATATCTACACCTATTCGGGCGGAGCGCATCCCAACAGCACGGCGACGTCGCTGGTGTGGGATCGCGAGGCCCGGCGCGCGCTTGAGCCACTCGATTTCTTCGCCTCGCCTGAAGCGCTGAACGACGCGGTGTCGGAGCCCTATTGCAAAAGCCTCAACGACCAGCGCGCCGAACGGACCGGGGAGCCGGTGGACAACTCGGACCCGGTGTTCGGGGGATGCCCGACGGTCGAACAACTGACGGTCGTACTGGGCTCAACCAACGGCAAGACTTTCGACCGGATCGGGCTGATCGCACCGCCCTATGTCGCGGGATCCTACGCCGAAGGGGAATACGCAGTGACCCTGCCGGTCACCGAGCCGGTGATGAAAGCGTTGAAGCCCGCCTATCGCGAGGCTTTCGCCCGGCGCTAG
- the map gene encoding type I methionyl aminopeptidase, giving the protein MSEYQVITADDDVQRDGTIKLHGPEGFEGMRKAGRLAADILDATVELVEPGVTTESIDAAIRGMMLDAGAVPATLGYRGYTHSSCISINHVICHGIPSEKTLKEGDIVNIDVTPLLDGWHGDTSRMFFAGEPPLKAKKLVDVTYECLMLGIEAASKPGARLGDIGAAIEAHARQYRYGVVREFCGHGLGRLFHDAPEVVHAAKAGTGPELKPGMFFTIEPMINLGKPWGKVLKDGWTAVTRDKSLSAQFEHSLGITEDGIEIFTESTKGLHQPPYA; this is encoded by the coding sequence ATGAGCGAATATCAGGTCATCACCGCCGACGACGACGTCCAGCGCGACGGCACCATCAAATTGCACGGGCCCGAGGGGTTCGAAGGCATGCGCAAGGCCGGTCGCCTCGCTGCGGACATCCTCGATGCGACCGTCGAACTGGTCGAGCCGGGGGTCACTACCGAAAGCATCGACGCCGCGATCCGCGGCATGATGCTTGATGCAGGTGCGGTTCCCGCAACGCTGGGGTATCGCGGCTACACGCACAGTTCGTGCATCTCGATCAATCATGTGATCTGCCACGGCATCCCGAGCGAGAAGACGCTCAAGGAAGGCGATATCGTCAATATCGACGTCACCCCGCTGCTCGACGGCTGGCATGGCGATACCAGCCGCATGTTCTTCGCTGGCGAACCCCCGCTCAAGGCGAAGAAGCTGGTCGACGTGACCTATGAATGCCTGATGCTCGGCATCGAAGCGGCATCGAAGCCGGGCGCGCGGCTCGGCGATATCGGCGCGGCGATCGAAGCCCATGCCCGCCAATATCGCTACGGCGTAGTACGCGAATTTTGCGGCCACGGCCTCGGCCGTCTGTTTCATGACGCACCCGAAGTGGTGCATGCCGCGAAAGCGGGGACGGGGCCGGAGCTTAAGCCCGGCATGTTCTTCACCATCGAACCGATGATCAATCTCGGCAAGCCGTGGGGCAAGGTGCTCAAGGACGGCTGGACCGCGGTGACCCGAGACAAGTCGCTAAGCGCGCAGTTCGAACATTCGCTCGGCATCACCGAGGACGGAATCGAGATTTTCACGGAAAGCACCAAGGGGCTGCACCAGCCGCCCTATGCCTAA
- a CDS encoding heme exporter protein CcmB gives MSAFGILLRRDLILLLPGGSRGGAILPLIFFLAVAMLYPFAVGPDAPLLARTGGGVLWVAALLATILPLDRLVADDLTHGVFDQFALRGIAEETAMASRLVAHWLAFAPLLLVACLPAAALLGLEGDTLGLLVLGLLAGTPGLAAIGLIVASLMASLRAGAALGGLLLLPLAVPILIFGAGSLAQGDATGIALAGAISLALCGIAPFAAGAAIRAAREN, from the coding sequence ATGAGCGCGTTCGGCATCTTGCTGCGACGCGACCTCATATTGCTCCTGCCCGGAGGCTCGCGCGGCGGGGCGATCCTGCCGCTGATCTTCTTCCTCGCCGTGGCGATGCTCTATCCGTTCGCCGTCGGGCCAGACGCGCCGCTGCTGGCGCGCACCGGTGGTGGCGTCTTGTGGGTCGCCGCGCTGCTGGCCACGATCCTGCCGCTCGACCGCCTGGTGGCCGATGACCTGACGCATGGTGTGTTCGACCAGTTCGCTCTGCGCGGCATTGCCGAGGAAACCGCCATGGCCAGCCGCCTCGTTGCGCATTGGCTCGCCTTCGCTCCGCTGCTTCTGGTCGCCTGTCTCCCCGCCGCTGCGCTGCTTGGCTTGGAGGGCGACACGCTAGGTCTTCTGGTGCTTGGACTTCTGGCAGGCACTCCGGGCCTCGCCGCCATCGGCCTCATCGTCGCCAGCCTGATGGCTAGCTTGCGCGCGGGCGCGGCATTGGGTGGATTGCTGCTGCTGCCGCTGGCGGTGCCGATCCTGATCTTCGGCGCTGGCAGCTTGGCGCAAGGCGATGCGACCGGCATTGCGCTGGCTGGTGCCATCAGCCTAGCACTGTGCGGCATCGCGCCCTTCGCCGCCGGCGCAGCCATCCGGGCTGCGCGGGAGAATTAG
- the ccmA gene encoding heme ABC exporter ATP-binding protein CcmA has product MPAALAARNLACRRGDRLLFTGLELDLADGALLHVTGANGTGKSSLMRILAGLLSSSEGDVSRSGSMALLDERLALDPEWPLGKALRFWERLDGCSDPSNIVAIMELEPLLDVPVRYLSTGQRKRAAFARLLCTSHDIWLLDEPFNGLDIDACAKVRSLTRLHCGGGGVCVIASHQDIGMDAHTLAIEDFAP; this is encoded by the coding sequence ATGCCCGCCGCCCTCGCCGCACGCAACCTCGCCTGCCGTCGTGGCGACCGGCTCCTCTTCACCGGGCTGGAACTGGACCTCGCTGACGGCGCGCTGCTGCATGTGACCGGCGCCAACGGCACCGGCAAATCGAGCCTGATGCGGATCCTGGCGGGATTATTGAGCTCTTCCGAAGGCGACGTTTCCCGAAGCGGATCGATGGCGCTGCTGGACGAACGGCTGGCGCTCGATCCCGAATGGCCGTTGGGCAAGGCGCTTCGCTTCTGGGAGCGGCTCGACGGCTGCTCCGACCCGAGCAATATTGTCGCGATAATGGAGCTGGAGCCACTGCTCGATGTGCCGGTGCGCTACCTTTCCACCGGCCAACGGAAGCGTGCGGCCTTCGCCCGACTGCTCTGCACTTCACACGACATCTGGCTGCTGGACGAACCCTTCAACGGCCTCGACATCGACGCTTGCGCCAAGGTGCGATCGCTGACCAGATTGCACTGCGGCGGCGGCGGTGTGTGTGTGATCGCTTCGCACCAGGACATCGGCATGGACGCGCACACACTCGCAATCGAGGACTTCGCGCCATGA
- a CDS encoding 4a-hydroxytetrahydrobiopterin dehydratase — protein sequence MTVRKLNQEERDTWTSALDGWDMADGRDAIEKTFEFGDFVEAWGFMSRVAILAEKADHHPEWFNVYNRVEITLTTHDADPDNGGALSKRDVELANAIDALG from the coding sequence ATGACCGTACGAAAACTCAACCAGGAAGAACGCGATACCTGGACCAGCGCGCTGGACGGCTGGGACATGGCCGACGGCAGGGATGCGATCGAAAAAACCTTCGAATTCGGCGATTTCGTCGAAGCCTGGGGCTTCATGAGCCGCGTCGCGATCCTGGCCGAAAAGGCCGACCATCATCCCGAATGGTTCAACGTCTACAACCGCGTCGAGATTACGCTCACCACGCATGACGCGGACCCCGATAACGGCGGCGCACTGTCCAAACGCGACGTGGAACTGGCCAACGCCATCGACGCGCTCGGCTGA
- a CDS encoding SDR family oxidoreductase — translation MSTRKSIFITGGGSGIGRAIALKFAKEGWFVGLGDISKDGMAETERLIGNGFTYSHQFDVRDRAAWDEALEAFSMAAGGRIDVLANNAGIPIGGSLSENSEDEITRCLDINLKGVLFGAQAAYPHLKKTAPGSCLLNTASAAGIYGSAGGSVYCATKFGVRGITESLDGEWAGDGINVRSLMPSFIDTPLLDMVPNAGTNEHIRSRVQESGLEITPVEEVAEAAWDAVHKDKLHWTVGKTARRIAFAARWMPGRVRKQMREGGQMQLLGD, via the coding sequence ATGAGCACCCGCAAGAGCATATTCATCACCGGCGGCGGTTCCGGCATCGGGCGCGCCATCGCGCTCAAATTTGCGAAGGAAGGCTGGTTCGTCGGGCTCGGCGATATCAGCAAGGACGGCATGGCCGAAACCGAGCGGCTGATCGGCAACGGCTTCACCTACAGCCACCAGTTCGACGTGCGCGACCGCGCGGCGTGGGACGAAGCACTGGAAGCGTTCTCGATGGCAGCGGGCGGCCGGATCGACGTGCTTGCCAACAATGCCGGCATCCCCATCGGCGGCTCGTTGAGCGAGAACAGCGAGGATGAAATCACCCGCTGCCTCGATATCAATCTGAAGGGTGTGCTGTTCGGCGCGCAAGCGGCCTATCCGCATCTGAAGAAGACCGCACCGGGATCGTGTCTCCTGAATACCGCCAGCGCAGCCGGAATCTACGGCAGCGCAGGCGGTTCAGTCTATTGTGCGACCAAATTTGGCGTGCGCGGGATTACCGAGAGCCTCGACGGCGAATGGGCGGGCGACGGCATCAATGTCCGCTCGCTGATGCCCAGCTTCATCGACACGCCGCTGCTGGACATGGTGCCCAATGCCGGGACCAACGAGCATATCCGCTCCCGCGTGCAGGAATCGGGGCTGGAAATCACGCCGGTGGAGGAGGTTGCCGAAGCGGCGTGGGATGCGGTGCACAAGGACAAGCTGCACTGGACCGTTGGCAAGACCGCCCGCCGCATTGCCTTCGCCGCGCGCTGGATGCCCGGCCGCGTGCGCAAGCAGATGCGCGAAGGCGGACAGATGCAATTGCTCGGCGACTAG
- a CDS encoding S9 family peptidase, producing the protein MTPNIDAFPLIRREHLFGNPTRAAGQISPDGQWLSWLAPRDGVLNIWMAPSEDPEAAKPMSASTDRPIREYMWAPDSRSLLYIQDKGGDENFLLYGIDVEAGKETSLTPFDDTRVMLVGGSDTYKDRILIGLNNRDARFHDVHLLDLNTGELTLVLQNDAYAGFIADDDLHLRLAVLPNAEGGTDYFKVEDNVVADAPFKSTGIDDALTTSPGGFTRDGKTMYWLESEGRNTAALLAMDWVSGTTTLIAQDDRADIGGTLRHKDTGEVLAYSVNYLKREWTALDDDIAGAFEFLDSRLEGEYGINSRTDDDRKWIVGNDPLVKPAASYLYDRDAETLTKLYTTRPELEGAPLQPMHTLELTSRDGLTLPSYLTLPPGSDEDGDGVPDAPVPMVLFVHGGPWARDGYGFNGHHQWLANRGYAVLSVNFRGSTGFGKDFINAANLEWGRKMHDDLIDAVEWAVEAGIAPRDKIAIMGGSYGGYATLAGLTFTPEVFACGVDIVGPSNLETLLASIPPYWEPMVAQFHTRMGNPNTEQGLALIKERSPLYKAGEIVRPLLIAQGANDPRVKQPESDQIVDAMKDAGIPVTYLLYPDEGHGFAKPANNIAFSAVAENFLATYLGGRAEPIGDTLRSSTAEIPAGAEFVEGLAEALESA; encoded by the coding sequence ATGACCCCCAACATCGACGCTTTTCCGCTCATCCGGCGCGAACATCTGTTCGGCAACCCGACCCGCGCTGCCGGGCAGATCAGCCCCGACGGCCAATGGCTGAGCTGGCTCGCCCCGCGCGACGGCGTGCTCAATATCTGGATGGCGCCGAGCGAGGATCCCGAGGCGGCCAAGCCCATGTCCGCTTCCACCGACCGTCCGATCCGCGAATATATGTGGGCGCCCGACAGCCGCAGCCTGCTCTACATCCAAGACAAGGGCGGCGACGAGAATTTCCTGCTCTACGGGATCGATGTGGAGGCCGGCAAGGAGACCTCACTAACCCCGTTCGATGATACGCGCGTCATGCTGGTCGGCGGTTCCGACACATACAAGGACCGCATCCTGATCGGGCTCAACAACCGCGATGCGCGCTTCCACGATGTCCACCTGCTCGACCTCAACACCGGCGAACTGACGCTGGTGTTGCAGAACGACGCCTATGCCGGTTTCATCGCCGATGACGACCTGCACCTGCGGCTCGCGGTGTTGCCGAATGCCGAAGGCGGGACGGACTATTTCAAGGTCGAAGACAATGTCGTCGCCGATGCGCCGTTCAAGTCAACCGGGATTGACGATGCGCTGACCACTTCGCCCGGCGGTTTCACGCGCGACGGCAAGACGATGTACTGGCTCGAAAGCGAAGGCCGCAACACCGCTGCACTGCTGGCGATGGACTGGGTAAGCGGCACAACGACGTTGATCGCGCAAGACGACCGCGCCGATATCGGGGGCACATTGCGGCACAAGGATACCGGCGAGGTGTTGGCCTACTCGGTCAATTACCTTAAGCGCGAATGGACTGCGCTGGACGACGATATCGCCGGAGCCTTCGAGTTCCTCGATAGCCGGTTGGAGGGCGAATACGGCATCAACAGTCGCACCGACGATGATCGCAAGTGGATCGTCGGCAATGACCCGCTGGTTAAACCCGCGGCGAGCTATCTCTACGATCGCGATGCGGAAACCTTGACCAAGCTCTACACCACCCGGCCCGAGCTGGAAGGCGCACCGCTTCAGCCGATGCATACACTGGAGCTGACCAGCCGCGACGGGCTCACCCTGCCCTCCTACCTCACCCTGCCGCCGGGAAGCGACGAAGATGGCGACGGGGTGCCGGATGCGCCGGTGCCGATGGTGCTGTTCGTTCATGGCGGGCCGTGGGCGCGCGACGGATATGGCTTCAACGGCCACCACCAGTGGCTCGCCAATCGCGGCTATGCGGTGCTCAGCGTCAACTTCCGCGGCTCGACCGGCTTCGGCAAGGATTTCATCAACGCGGCAAATCTCGAATGGGGCCGCAAGATGCATGACGATTTGATCGACGCGGTCGAGTGGGCAGTCGAGGCTGGCATCGCTCCGCGTGACAAGATCGCGATCATGGGTGGCTCCTATGGCGGCTACGCCACGCTGGCGGGCCTGACTTTCACGCCCGAAGTATTCGCGTGCGGCGTCGATATCGTCGGCCCGTCCAACCTCGAAACGTTGCTGGCATCGATCCCGCCCTATTGGGAGCCGATGGTCGCGCAATTCCACACCCGCATGGGCAATCCCAACACCGAACAAGGCCTCGCGCTGATCAAGGAGCGCAGCCCGCTCTACAAGGCTGGCGAGATCGTCCGGCCGCTGTTGATAGCGCAGGGAGCCAACGACCCGCGCGTCAAGCAGCCGGAAAGCGACCAGATCGTGGATGCGATGAAGGATGCAGGCATCCCGGTCACGTATTTGCTCTATCCCGACGAAGGCCACGGCTTTGCCAAGCCGGCCAACAATATCGCCTTCAGCGCGGTGGCGGAGAATTTCCTCGCCACATATCTCGGCGGTCGGGCAGAACCTATCGGCGATACCTTGCGCAGTTCGACGGCGGAAATCCCGGCCGGTGCCGAGTTCGTCGAAGGCTTGGCAGAGGCGCTGGAGAGCGCGTAG
- a CDS encoding DNA-3-methyladenine glycosylase family protein: MGLTPDQIKDGLDEIASREPRIGAVLKVAGYPEPRLRPTGYKTLLRTIVGQQVSVAVATSMWNKLEAELGEDFTPACLLERDFDALRACGLSRQKQGYARSLCELVEAGALDFENLPKEDEAAIEELTRIKGIGRWSAEIYLLFAEGRPDIWPAGDLAVQKAVGRIMGHAEMPKEKEVRAIAEDWRPHRGAVAIFAWHTYNMEAI; the protein is encoded by the coding sequence GTGGGTCTTACACCAGATCAGATCAAGGACGGTCTCGACGAGATTGCCAGCCGCGAGCCGCGCATCGGCGCAGTGCTGAAGGTGGCCGGCTATCCCGAACCGCGCCTGCGCCCGACCGGCTACAAGACACTGTTGCGCACGATCGTCGGCCAGCAGGTCTCTGTCGCCGTGGCGACTTCGATGTGGAACAAGCTGGAGGCGGAACTGGGCGAGGACTTCACCCCCGCCTGTCTGCTCGAGCGCGACTTCGACGCCCTGCGCGCCTGCGGCCTGTCGCGCCAGAAACAGGGCTATGCGAGGAGCCTGTGCGAACTGGTCGAAGCGGGTGCGCTCGATTTCGAGAACCTGCCAAAGGAGGATGAAGCCGCCATCGAGGAACTGACCCGGATCAAAGGCATCGGCCGCTGGTCGGCGGAAATCTACCTGCTGTTCGCAGAAGGTCGCCCGGACATCTGGCCCGCAGGGGACTTGGCGGTCCAGAAGGCAGTCGGCCGGATCATGGGCCACGCCGAGATGCCCAAGGAGAAAGAGGTGCGCGCTATCGCCGAAGACTGGCGCCCGCATCGCGGGGCGGTCGCAATCTTCGCGTGGCATACCTACAATATGGAAGCGATCTGA